The following coding sequences are from one Sesamum indicum cultivar Zhongzhi No. 13 linkage group LG11, S_indicum_v1.0, whole genome shotgun sequence window:
- the LOC105174383 gene encoding uncharacterized protein LOC105174383 isoform X2 produces MSGKENADANLSEMEGEDSLRTVNCLRVRLLAERVASRNARQEADQLENKLLELENLLKEEAKSRNRAEKKLKFLMKRLQSMSIPYATDESQHSGLLDTTDISSASSLASSGTKQPEKGEIVQMNISTVSESRESNEHVKSSKGNGCLNQEDGHDPNNHLDNSMALVPVDVPQKNQTIDPEVLDMTVKEVLDALRRAKEQLQSSMERRRMSMIKVG; encoded by the exons ATGTCTGGGAAAGAAAATGCAGATGCAAATTTGAG TGAAATGGAAGGAGAAGATAGTCTAAGGACAGTGAATTGTTTAAGGGTGAGATTGCTTGCAGAGAGAGTGGCTTCAAGAAATGCAAGACAAGAAGCTGACCAATTGGAAAACaag TTGTTAGAACTGGAAAACCTGCTGAAGGAAGAggcaaaatcaagaaacaggGCTGAAAAGAAGCTGAAGTTCCTGATGAAGAGGCTTCAATCCATGAGCATTCCGTATGCCACAGATGAATCACAACACTCTGGATTGCTGGACACGACTGACATTTCCTCTGCATCATCCTTAGCTTCATCAGGCACAAAACAACCAGAAAAAGGCGAAATTGTGCAGATGAACATCTCAACAGTGTCTGAAAGTCGAGAATCAAATGAGCATGTTAAATCCTCAAAAGG CAACGGATGCCTTAACCAAGAAGATGGTCACGATCCCAACAACCACCTGGACAATTCGATGGCATTAGTTCCAGTTGATGTTCCGCAGAAAAATCAGACCATTGATCCAGAAGTTCTTGATATGACGGTGAAAGAAGTGCTTGATGCACTAAGGCGTGCTAAAGAACAACTTCAAAGTTCGATGGAGAGAAGGCGCATGAGCATGATTAAAGTTGGTTAA
- the LOC105174383 gene encoding uncharacterized protein LOC105174383 isoform X1 gives MSGKENADANLSEMEGEDSLRTVNCLRVRLLAERVASRNARQEADQLENKLLELENLLKEEAKSRNRAEKKLKFLMKRLQSMSIPYATDESQHSGLLDTTDISSASSLASSGTKQPEKGEIVQMNISTVSESRESNEHVKSSKGDFAYRSNGCLNQEDGHDPNNHLDNSMALVPVDVPQKNQTIDPEVLDMTVKEVLDALRRAKEQLQSSMERRRMSMIKVG, from the exons ATGTCTGGGAAAGAAAATGCAGATGCAAATTTGAG TGAAATGGAAGGAGAAGATAGTCTAAGGACAGTGAATTGTTTAAGGGTGAGATTGCTTGCAGAGAGAGTGGCTTCAAGAAATGCAAGACAAGAAGCTGACCAATTGGAAAACaag TTGTTAGAACTGGAAAACCTGCTGAAGGAAGAggcaaaatcaagaaacaggGCTGAAAAGAAGCTGAAGTTCCTGATGAAGAGGCTTCAATCCATGAGCATTCCGTATGCCACAGATGAATCACAACACTCTGGATTGCTGGACACGACTGACATTTCCTCTGCATCATCCTTAGCTTCATCAGGCACAAAACAACCAGAAAAAGGCGAAATTGTGCAGATGAACATCTCAACAGTGTCTGAAAGTCGAGAATCAAATGAGCATGTTAAATCCTCAAAAGG AGATTTCGCCTATCGTAGCAACGGATGCCTTAACCAAGAAGATGGTCACGATCCCAACAACCACCTGGACAATTCGATGGCATTAGTTCCAGTTGATGTTCCGCAGAAAAATCAGACCATTGATCCAGAAGTTCTTGATATGACGGTGAAAGAAGTGCTTGATGCACTAAGGCGTGCTAAAGAACAACTTCAAAGTTCGATGGAGAGAAGGCGCATGAGCATGATTAAAGTTGGTTAA
- the LOC105174702 gene encoding cytochrome P450 81E8-like — MEIQLCFYISLVILLALHSITLHLLNKLQNLPPSPFPALPFIGHIYLLKQPFHRSLSEVSRRYGPALLLRLGSRSVLLISSPSLAEECLTKKNDLIFANRPNLLNGRYFGCNYTSIAWSPYGEHWKNLRRISAVELLSSQRIQMLSNIRADETLTLVQKLLHVTREDPDKVLEVKSALFEFMFNVLTRMIMGKRYYGKKVEKSKEAKILEEIVSETSKVAFQTKTWWISCR; from the exons ATGGAAATTCAACTTTGCTTCTACATCTCTCTGGTTATACTTTTGGCCCTTCATAGCATAACCCTCCATTTACTGAACAAGCTTCAAAACCTGCCTCCCAGCCCCTTTCCGGCCCTCCCTTTCATTGGCCATATCTACCTATTGAAGCAGCCCTTCCACCGGAGTCTGTCGGAGGTGTCGAGGCGATACGGCCCCGCACTCTTGCTACGGTTGGGCTCCCGGTCTGTTCTTCTCATCTCGTCTCCATCTCTAGCTGAAGAATGCTTGACCAAGAAGAACGATTTGATCTTCGCCAACCGACCCAATCTCCTCAACGGCAGATATTTTGGGTGCAACTACACGAGCATTGCTTGGTCCCCGTACGGGGAGCACTGGAAGAACCTCCGGAGGATTTCAGCAGTGGAGCTCCTGTCGTCTCAGAGGATACAGATGCTTTCTAACATCCGGGCGGACGAAACTCTAACCTTGGTCCAAAAGCTACTTCATGTCACGAGGGAAGACCCCGACAAAGTCTTGGAAGTCAAATCAGCTCTTTTCGAGTTCATGTTCAATGTCTTGACGAGGATGATCATGGGAAAAAG GTATTATGGGAAGAAGGTGGAGAAGTCAAAAGAAGCCAAAATACTGGAGGAGATAGTGAGTGAGACGTCGAAGGTGGCATTCCAGACGAAAACGTGGTGGATTTCCTGCCGGTGA
- the LOC105174386 gene encoding dirigent protein 17-like yields MEDKSNVDFIESSSAEVFEIPGEPAIVINGLPPLLSRDTDTLPCAVTDSQPQKLAGFGEWLEGREVRKLFGDRFFSGEVTQFDKEMGWYRVVYEDGDFEDLEWHELMEVLVPLDVNIPLKTLAIKIIKKRQKLVQKPTRSKVGTRRNSSHDGKGKEKENDAS; encoded by the coding sequence ATGGAGGACAAAAGCAATGTGGATTTTATAGAGTCATCATCAGCCGAAGTCTTTGAGATTCCTGGTGAACCAGCCATTGTGATAAACGGCCTGCCTCCCTTGTTGTCAAGGGATACGGATACCCTTCCTTGTGCTGTTACTGATTCACAGCCGCAAAAACTTGCTGGCTTTGGGGAATGGTTGGAAGGAAGGGAAGTTCGGAAGTTGTTTGGGGACCGGTTCTTTAGTGGTGAAGTAACCCAATTTGACAAGGAAATGGGTTGGTATAGAGTAGTATATGAAGATGGTGATTTTGAAGATCTTGAGTGGCATGAGTTAATGGAAGTTCTTGTGCCTTTAGATGTTAATATCCCTTTGAAAACGTTGGCGATAAAGATCATCAAGAAGAGACAGAAGTTGGTTCAAAAGCCTACAAGAAGTAAGGTCGGGACTAGGAGAAATAGTTCCCATGATGGCAAGGGCAAGGAGAAGGAGAATGATGCTTCTTAA
- the LOC105174384 gene encoding uncharacterized protein LOC105174384, giving the protein MPTCDAFHILESIGQRGNTHFSEKPSDGILSEEELNAAEALYELANGVTTTMPEAKLGKRKSLGDGSTRGSRRKVKCFSPVNGDANYHNSSCVQDLCNNAITERLSRQNYLRTAPEKLSTGTSSRCRCSLVRSHLRPTFNSETIKIPSGNGFQLSPVVSPTHPAEFSFSVIHLISAVQAALTTPLPVEHALRFGQPLDCSNQMINDKSPVGIVYYKEIREENLPFLDINQIVQRVRSKPGDPRILLCQEPLIELVKGVLKIFSWEPLAVYDRLRKKWQWIGPAPCSWKHENHNMGWGLLQENLLKLVNQFSIWLRRMQPILKLVAGLPEPPRELMREKDFHTRFNNRKRLNESTIGQSCKEIRAYFHREEAIRYMIPDSGFLYTSLDGKKSAVAPLRKNHSNKAFAKSRGHYIFKANRPPQFSLLSLVRDAATRLPGGMGTRADICDLIRDSQYVIENISEKTVKQIVSGALDRLHCEVDPSVAYIGKWGLWLYLHQDREDEDFVEYDTSMKTKGSTSDAN; this is encoded by the exons ATGCCGACTTGTGATGCTTTCCACATTCTG GAAAGTATAGGACAGAGGGGAAACACCCACTTTTCTGAAAAACCATCAGATGGAATTCTCAGTGAGGAAGAGTTGAATGCTGCTGAAGCTTTATATGAACTGGCTAATGGGGTAACTACCACAATGCCAGAAGCTAAGCTGGGGAAGAGGAAATCTTTGGGAGATGGCTCTACACGTGGATCACGGAGAAAAGTTAAGTGTTTTAGCCCAGTCAATGGTGATGCTAATTATCATAACAGCTCTTGCGTTCAAGATTTGTGCAATAATGCCATTACAGAGAGGTTAAGTAGACAGAACTATTTGCGTACTGCACCAGAGAAACTCAGCACTGGAACTTCTTCCAGGTGCCGATGCTCTCTAGTCAGATCACATCTCCGACCTACTTTCAATtcagaaacaataaaaatccCATCAGGAAATGGTTTTCAGCTCTCCCCTGTTGTTAGTCCAACGCACCCTGCTGAGTTTTCATTCTCCGTTATACATCTCATTTCTGCTGTTCAAGCTGCATTAACCACTCCACTCCCAGTAGAGCATGCACTTAGGTTTGGACAACCTCTTGACTGTAGCAACCAAATGATCAACGATAAAAGCCCTGTTGGTATCGTCTATTACAAAGAAATTAGGGAAGAGAACCTGCCTTTTCTTGACATTAATCAAATTGTGCAGCGTGTGAGATCCAAGCCTGGAGATCCTCGTATTCTGCTGTGTCAGGAGCCACTTATAGAATTAGTAAAAGGAGTCCTGAAGATATTTTCATGGGAACCGCTGGCAGTATATGACAGATTGAGGAAAAAATGGCAATGGATAGGTCCAGCACCTTGCAGTTGGAAACATGAAAACCATAACATGGGTTGGGGTCTTCTGCAAGAAAACCTATTGAAGTTGGTAAACCAGTTTTCCATCTGGCTGAGAAGAATGCAGCCGATACTAAAGCTCGTTGCAGGCCTTCCTGAACCTCCTCGGGAGTTGATGCGAGAGAAAGACTTCCATACAAGATTCAACAACAGAAAAAGGTTAAACGAAAGTACAATCGGCCAAAGTTGCAAAGAAATAAGAGCGTATTTCCATAGGGAAGAAGCTATAAGGTACATGATTCCTGACAGCGGTTTTCTGTATACCTCCTTGGATGGTAAAAAATCTGCAGTGGCACCACTGAGAAAGAATCACAGCAATAAAGCATTTGCAAAATCTCGTGGTCATTACATATTTAAGGCCAACCGGCCACCTCAGTTTTCTTTGCTTAGTCTTGTGAGGGATGCAGCAACAAGATTGCCTGGAGGTATGGGAACAAGAGCTGATATCTGTGATTTAATAAGAGACTCACAGTatgttattgaaaatatatcagAGAAAACAGTGAAGCAAATTGTGAGTGGAGCTCTGGATAGGTTACACTGTGAAGTTGATCCTTCTGTAGCGTATATTGGAAAATGGGGTTTGTGGCTTTACTTGCACCAAGATAGAGAAGATGAAGATTTTGTCGAATATGATACTTCTATGAAAACCAAGGGGTCTACATCTGATGCAAATTGA